The Theileria parva strain Muguga chromosome 1, complete sequence, whole genome shotgun sequence DNA window CCCTGTAAAGATAATATATCGCTCATGACATCGCACTCATaaactaatatactatactatatatacaaaGGATagtgtaatatatattaatcaGATGATAATGTATTATGTATTCAAGAAATACTCTACCATATGTACAAAAACTATATACTGTACTATAAATCCAACGTATAATGTATAATGATAATGTAtttcaaataatatattattcaaCAGGTGATACGGACTCTAGTTGGTGATCAGCTATTAGCCTATACTGGTGTATCTCCTTTCTGCTAAAGGAGGACAGTTGGTAGAATGCAATCTTTAAAAACTCGTCGTGCTGTAAAACGCTTTTACTCATTTTCTTGCAGTAAAGTAGCAGGTCACGGTCTGAATCCAGAGATAGTATCTTTTGCTCGTTTAGCTTAAAAAGTGAAAATGCCACCCTGAACAACACCTTGTCACCTTCTAGAAAGAGTGAATCCCAGACTCTGAACACTGTATTGGTCTAAAATCAAATTCAGAAAATACTGGAACCTACCGGCAACGATATTGCAAATAGACATAAAAACCATTCTGCACAAATCCACATcaaatcaatattattcCTCCTAATAAAAAATCAGTTATACTCCATTAATAACTACTCTAATTACCTTAAGTGATTATGTAGCTTTCGCATTCTCTTTCTTAGTATAAAGTCCAACACCATCACATCTCTTTTCAAATCTAACATTCCGTCCTTATAATATCCTAATCCGAAATTGACATGAATATCAATGTAACACAGCCATATACAATAGTTTAGTTTATCTGATATCTTCTATTAATACCTGTAAGGTCAAATCCTTTTTCGTGTATGCGACTGTTTACAATTTGTACTAGTGACCAAAAAGCCTCCTCTTCATTCATAAATATCAGCAATGTTGCGGTTAAGTAGTTTAAGCTCTAAAAGAATTAAAACTTGGAGAAAGTACCTGGCAATAACTTATTGATGGCATGTAGTTAGCAAATGCACACAGAACATTTCTCAACATCATTGTTCCAAACGAGTTAACCTTGTAGTCTCTGTGGTGAGGAAACGTTCTGTTAATGTCCATATCTATCTGGTCTGATATGTCCTTTGAGAGTGGCGAATCGACCATCCTGTATCAATCATTATTTCTGCATAATCGAATTATAACTATgctattaattatttatattttaacttttgaTATAGTCCTGGGTTAGAGCTTTCCAGGGTGTCTGCTCCCAGCATTTTCCTCCACAATAGCgatctaaaataataaatttactttattttagtaCCTTAAATGATCTGGTATTCCCTTTCTAAcaagaattttaaattcatctGATGTTACGTCATAAAATCCGTCATTTAATGGTATACTTTCCCatctaaaaatacataCACTCAATCAATTATAAATGCCATACCTTTTGAGGCGGCGCTCCTTTTTCACTTCAAATTCCTTTTCATATGCTTCAATTCCTGAAGCAAACTGATTATCATCTAATGCGAAGCCATAGCTGTCATATTTCGACTTGAGAGGCCCGAAGTTATCATCGAGAAACGGAATGTTAAAAGAATTCCTGTTTTTTAACCGCTTTGACAGGCTAAATAGGTGATAACTTGCTCTCTTAAATAATGGCTTCTTTGGTCTTTCAACTCCATGATATTCCATGGtaaaattcataaatttttaaaatttgtgaaaCTGTAAATTAGACTCCGGGTGTTAAAATggaattaactatttatattacaaatatcaaacataatttaaatttttaaaaaaataatcctgtgttaaaatacaaattcTCTGGTAAGCgatgaaaaaatattattgaaattCCAAATAGAAGAATCcacttaaaaatattttaggattcaaaattaacatattaaaagtatccaaaaaatttgaaatgaaaataatagactttggataatttaaaatacattagATTATAAGTTTTATAACTTTGTGGATTCCAACACTCCAAGCAGAGGCAGTGCCAACCatatacaaaataaacTATTGTTTCATATCaaacttttaaaaaatattaaaacagTTGTGGAATCTTTTCTTAAAGATTTCAAGGGTTAAAATGGTCATAATGTGATATATGTAGGCGATCCCTGTCTCCGTAGTTCCACCAAATATAAGGGAGACTCCATCCAGAATACTTCGAGTCATATTCTCTAATACACGAATTATTAACttattcacattttttacacatatataGTCtaattactatagtaacTAGATCAATACCTCCTATCTTTTAGTGCATAATATCTCGCCATTCTAAGGAATGTAAATCTTGTTCGTTTGCACTTCATTCTTCCCCATTGGTAGTAGTTGATAATAGAAACCTTGTATCCAAACGCCTTTATCAATTTTGTCAGCAGTTTACTGTTCGCCGTCATGTTAAACGTTGTTGCGTAGAACCTGTGGTATGAATTACACAGCCATACCAAGTTCTGGTCAGACTCCAAAATATCCAACAAAACTCCgtttttatacacattgGTCTCACACCTGATCCTCATCCTCCTCAAATGTTCTGACACCTGATAAAATCgatatttatatttagtttacTTTGTCTGTGAATATTGAACTCTTAAATCTCTTTGTCTCATTATATTTCAACAGTATTTCCATTATCCTTGCCCTAGCTCTTTCTACACAACATTGTAAGTTAATTAAACATGTACCAGGAAGTGAATTGTATAAATCTTTGTGTAAACACTTCATATAAGATACGGCAACAGTAAAAGTCCTATAATCAATATAAAACACCagaaaatgaataaaacgGTACCTAAGTGAGTTCAAGCTCAGGgtttcttcattttccaGCCTTGAAATTCTATAAATAATCttattaaatagtttaTTGAGGTAAAAATACGTTGATAATGCCGATAAAACAAGTTTCAAGTCATCAGCAGTTGGTCTTTCAAGCAAGAGATTAGAGTATGCTACTGTTATTAAACTTTCAACCTTCAATTTTGGATCGAAATTATTAATGGTTTCACCTGTCTTAACGAACTTCGACTCAAGCTTTGATTTTATATCTGGAGAAAGATACTCCAAGTTTGCCAGACTTGAGTATAATGATACTGCAGAACTAGGATCCAAATCACCTAAATCTTGTTCCtaacaatatatataagctaaattaaatgtattaATTACCAATAATCTGTTATAAATGGATTTAACAATTTCAGGCTCGTTATATCTCTGAATAGAAAAAGATAAAAGTACCAAAACAATCTCATCCCAGTCAAGTTCTATAAAATCattactattttataatagtattgtTTAAACATATGGAGAAACTACTATtaacttaaaaataaaaatactttgaaTATGCTTTGAATAGTATTTAGAAATAGTGAGAAATAATGGATCGTATAAAATCTTCagtttattatatattttacaaatctctataaaaagataaaatgtgaaaggaataaaaataccaaGAACTTTTTTCTTGTGTTGAAATAATTCAGTTTCTGTTGATTTTTCCAATAGTTTACAgagtaatttatttagaTTGACTGAAAGTGGCGAAATCAAATCCAACTCAGTCACGCCAAGCTTGTCACAGAGCTAAAAAGTTATGATTAATAAACCAAAAAACCtctaaaattgttaaatatgagtcaatatttagttttttttcttttaatgagtttttattattagtgATATGTGTGCCAGTTGTTTGTGTGTTTTCATCAGATTTTTCGAGGGTGAATATTTGATTAAAAACTTTAGTATCGTAATTCGAAGAGATAAAACTCCTCAAAATGTTTGTAATACGAGTGGAATCCACTGAAGAACTGAGATTTTCGGAAACATTTGTAGTCGTATCGTGGTAGAATATAACATTACAAGTGTGTATAGAAGATTTCAACGGATtccaaaaattaatatagaAAATTCTCTCAtttttaagtatataacgattaaaaaaatcttttcctaaatttattaacatttaaattaatagtatcTCATCTACACAACACTATAATAACTAAGAATATCAGGTTTATTATACACCGATTATAGTACTATAATTCGATAAATagagtaaatttaaaaagtaAGAAGAATGATAGTGTATAATGGAATATAGTGAATATACTGTTAAAGTAAAGATGTACTATTATAGAAACCAATTTTGAAGTTTCGGTTGAAAACTCAAAGAATAATGTTTATAATCAATAAATCAggaaaattattgaaaactGGTTTACATAATGATTATTTCCAGGCCTGATTATATTAAGTTATATGGGGAATCATCAACTGGTAGAAAGACAGTGTAAACAATTAGCATATTGATATAAACAGCAAGATGCAGGTCACTTATGACTTTGACGATATGATGTTACTTCCTCGGGAATGTACAGTACTAAGTCGGGCAGATTGTGACGTTTCAGCAAAGCTGGGGAAATTTACCTTCAAAATTCCCTTAATGGCCTCAAATATGCCCACGATAATGAACGAGACGATCGCAATTGAGCTTGCGAAGAGGAATTACTTCTATGTGATGCACAGGTTTGGGATTAACACCTTTGAGTTCGCCCATAAAATGCGCAGCTTGGGACTCTATGTATCAATTGCAGTTGGTGTCAAGGAGGAGTCTTACAAAGTTGTTAGCGACCTTAAGGAGAGTAATTTAGTCCCTGAATTTATCACCATCGACATTTCCCACGGACATAACCCTAGGGTTAAGGGTATGATCGAACACATCCGTGCCAATTTCGGCAATGAAACGTTCGTCATCGCCGGGAACGTCACAACCCCTCAGGGTATTAAGGATATGGAGGACTGGGGTGCCGATGCCATTAAGGTAGGCTTGGGTCCCGGGCATGCCTGCACAACTTCTCCCAGAACCGGGTTCGGATCTAGGGGCTGGCAACTTTCTGCTGTGGCTGAATGTGCAAAATATGCCACTAGGGCTGTAGTAATTTGCGACGGAGGCGTATCAAAATCAGGCGATATCGCAAAGGCTATCCATATGGGAGCCGACTGGATAATGTCCGGGTACCTCTTCTCAGGGACCATTGAAGCCCCTGGTGAAGTCGTTGTTAAGGACGGAGTTAAATACAAGCCCTACTACGGGAGCTCGAGCGTAGTTGCCAAGAAGGTTAACCACAGAATCGAGGGTCTAGAGCTTCTCGTCCCTTGCGAAAATTCACTTTTCGAGAGACTCAGAGAAATCGAGGAGGATTTGCAGTCGTCAGTTTCATTTGCAGGCGGT harbors:
- the TBC1D2 gene encoding Rab-GTPase-TBC domain protein, whose amino-acid sequence is MNFTMEYHGVERPKKPLFKRASYHLFSLSKRLKNRNSFNIPFLDDNFGPLKSKYDSYGFALDDNQFASGIEAYEKEFEVKKERRLKRWESIPLNDGFYDVTSDEFKILVRKGIPDHLRSLLWRKMLGADTLESSNPGLYQKMVDSPLSKDISDQIDMDINRTFPHHRDYKVNSFGTMMLRNVLCAFANYMPSISYCQSLNYLTATLLIFMNEEEAFWSLVQIVNSRIHEKGFDLTGYYKDGMLDLKRDVMVLDFILRKRMRKLHNHLRRNNIDLMWICAEWFLCLFAISLPTNTVFRVWDSLFLEGDKVLFRVAFSLFKLNEQKILSLDSDRDLLLYCKKMSKSVLQHDEFLKIAFYQLSSFSRKEIHQYRLIADHQLESVSPVE
- a CDS encoding RAP domain protein — protein: MLINLGKDFFNRYILKNERIFYINFWNPLKSSIHTCNVIFYHDTTTNVSENLSSSVDSTRITNILRSFISSNYDTKVFNQIFTLEKSDENTQTTGTHITNNKNSLKEKKLNIDSYLTILELCDKLGVTELDLISPLSVNLNKLLCKLLEKSTETELFQHKKKVLEICKIYNKLKILYDPLFLTISKYYSKHIQKLDWDEIVLVLLSFSIQRYNEPEIVKSIYNRLLEQDLGDLDPSSAVSLYSSLANLEYLSPDIKSKLESKFVKTGETINNFDPKLKVESLITVAYSNLLLERPTADDLKLVLSALSTISRLENEETLSLNSLRTFTVAVSYMKCLHKDLYNSLPERARARIMEILLKYNETKRFKSSIFTDKVSEHLRRMRIRCETNVYKNGVLLDILESDQNLVWLCNSYHRFYATTFNMTANSKLLTKLIKAFGYKVSIINYYQWGRMKCKRTRFTFLRMARYYALKDRREYDSKYSGWSLPYIWWNYGDRDRLHISHYDHFNP
- the guaC gene encoding IMP dehydrogenase / GMP reductase domain protein, with the translated sequence MQVTYDFDDMMLLPRECTVLSRADCDVSAKLGKFTFKIPLMASNMPTIMNETIAIELAKRNYFYVMHRFGINTFEFAHKMRSLGLYVSIAVGVKEESYKVVSDLKESNLVPEFITIDISHGHNPRVKGMIEHIRANFGNETFVIAGNVTTPQGIKDMEDWGADAIKVGLGPGHACTTSPRTGFGSRGWQLSAVAECAKYATRAVVICDGGVSKSGDIAKAIHMGADWIMSGYLFSGTIEAPGEVVVKDGVKYKPYYGSSSVVAKKVNHRIEGLELLVPCENSLFERLREIEEDLQSSVSFAGGNKLKDLRNVDHVLINSRPQNPHN